Proteins from one Terriglobus sp. RCC_193 genomic window:
- a CDS encoding cysteine desulfurase family protein: protein MPRIYLDANATTPVLPDVLRAMEPHWNARFGNASAVHAFGRDARDAVDAARDQVAALIGGKPAEVTFTSGGTESDNLALFGILKPGDHLIVSAVEHDAVLHAADTLEATGVAVTRVLPDSEGVIQPEAIAAAMQPNTRLVSVMLANNETGVIQPIAKIGKIAHKHDALLHTDAVQAAGKIPVHVDYLRCDLLSLSAHKMHAPQGVGALWVRKGVTLRPMLHGGTHERRRRAGTENVPGIVGFGAAAALASEWLASEGPQQLQQRRDRLQTALLDLGDAAINSGNAERVPNTLSIRFAGVNAEELVIALDLQGLAISGGSACQSGAIEPSHVLRAMGLNDEEAHTSVRFSLSRLTTDEEVDRAIAITSTAVRRLRSL, encoded by the coding sequence ATGCCGCGCATCTACCTTGACGCCAATGCGACCACGCCCGTGCTGCCAGATGTGCTGCGTGCGATGGAACCGCATTGGAATGCGCGTTTCGGCAACGCCAGCGCCGTCCACGCCTTCGGTCGCGATGCACGCGACGCCGTGGATGCTGCACGTGATCAGGTGGCTGCTCTTATCGGCGGCAAGCCAGCGGAAGTCACTTTCACCAGCGGCGGCACGGAGAGCGATAACCTTGCACTCTTCGGCATCCTGAAGCCTGGCGACCATCTCATCGTCAGCGCCGTTGAGCATGACGCGGTATTGCACGCCGCGGATACACTGGAAGCAACGGGCGTCGCCGTCACACGTGTGCTTCCTGACAGCGAAGGGGTCATCCAGCCGGAAGCCATCGCTGCCGCCATGCAGCCGAACACGCGTCTCGTCAGCGTGATGCTGGCGAACAATGAAACCGGCGTGATCCAGCCCATTGCGAAGATCGGCAAGATTGCGCACAAGCACGATGCCCTGCTGCATACCGACGCCGTACAGGCCGCCGGAAAAATTCCAGTCCATGTGGATTACCTGCGCTGCGATCTGCTGAGTCTCTCCGCGCACAAGATGCATGCGCCGCAGGGCGTAGGCGCGCTGTGGGTACGCAAAGGCGTCACACTGCGGCCCATGCTGCACGGTGGCACGCATGAACGCCGACGCCGTGCCGGAACGGAAAATGTGCCGGGCATCGTCGGATTCGGAGCAGCAGCCGCATTGGCCTCCGAATGGCTTGCCAGCGAAGGTCCACAACAACTGCAACAGCGGCGCGACCGCCTGCAAACAGCTCTGCTCGACTTAGGCGATGCCGCCATCAACAGCGGCAATGCGGAGCGCGTCCCCAACACGCTCTCCATCCGTTTCGCAGGCGTCAACGCCGAAGAACTGGTGATTGCACTGGACTTGCAGGGACTTGCCATCAGCGGCGGATCGGCCTGCCAGAGCGGCGCCATTGAGCCATCGCATGTGCTCCGCGCTATGGGTTTGAACGATGAAGAAGCGCACACCAGCGTGCGCTTCTCGCTTTCGCGGCTGACCACGGACGAGGAAGTGGACCGCGCCATCGCCATCACCTCCACCGCTGTCCGTCGCCTGCGGTCGCTGTAA